AGTTTCGAATATTTAAAACTTGTGTTTGTGTAGGAATTCTTATAATCACTGATTGAATTGTTGTTAGTGTTCTGGATATCGGTTGATTCTGTTGATTGATATCCTAGATAGATTCGCGTGTTATGGTTTATGATGTATCCTAAATCAATTGTTGTCTTGGTGTTTTGAAAAGTGCTATCTTGTTTAAATATCTGAATTTGGCTTTTAAGATTTAGCGGGCTTTTGAATATATAGGGTAAATCGATTCCAGCTTTAAATGTCTTTTGTTTATTTTGGTCACTTTTCCAGTATATCGATATTTCTTCTCCTGTTTTTAAGATGTTCTCTAAATTTAGGTCTACATATCCGTTAAGTTTAATTTTTTTGTTTTCGTTATTTGAAAAGCCAATAAATCCTTCAAAAGTGTTTGACTTTCTTTTTTCAAGATAGACATATACTTTAGTGGAATCTTTTGTTAATAATAATTCAGGGTATTTGATTTGATTTGCAAAGGTGAATTTTTCAAAATCATTGTGAATTTCAGTTATAATTTTTTTGTTGAAAATTTTGTTTTTGTATTTGCGATTAATTTGTTTTAGCGGGCCTTCTGGAAAGTGTTCTTTGTTTTTCTTTTCTACATAGTTAATAATTATTGAACTTAATGCTCTAGGTTTATTCGTATCTATTTTTAATTCAGCATATAATACTTCTTTTTTTCTTTTAAAATTGGTGAGTTTTAATTGGGCTAATGCATATCCGTTTTCTTCTAGTTTTTGTAATGTTTGGTTTAAAAAGCTTTCTGTTTGGTTGTAAGGAATAGCTATGGTATCTTTTTTTATGATTGATAAAACTAGGTCATCTTCTAAATTATTTATACCTATATATATATGTATTGTTTTGATTCTTTCTCCAAGACTTAATTTTGAATAATAGGTGCTGTCGTTTTTTTTTGTTTTTTCTGTTACTTGACTGTCAATGTATCCTAGTTTAGAAAGTTTTTTAGTTAATGTAATTATTTCGTCATCAACCGATTTTGTGTTTTTGTGTCCCGAAATATACTTTAAGGAATCGATTATTTGATTTTCTGTATTATAACTCCCCTTTATTTCTAAATGAAAGTTTTGAGCATAGCAGTTCAGGCTTGAGATTATGCATAGCAGAAAAAGTATAATTGGTTTCAAATGTTTTTAATTTATTTATATACAACGCAAATATCAATTTTTTGATATTAAAAACATAGGGTAAAATAATGTTGTTGAAAATTAATGAATTAACGTTTGTATGTTGAGAAATATTTTATACATTTGCAACCCCGTAAAAAGCGGGAATTTAATATAATAAGAAATTTTTAGTATTAATTATGCCAACAATTCAACAATTAGTAAGAACAGGAAGAACTCAGATAACTAAGAAGAGTAAATCGGTTGCTTTAGATTCTTGTCCTCAAAGAAGAGGGGTTTGTACGCGTGTTTACACTACTACACCAAAAAAACCAAACTCTGCAATGCGTAAAGTTGCGCGTGTACGTTTGACAAATGGTAATGAGGTAAATGCCTATATCCCTGGAGAAGGACACAATTTACAAGAGCACTCGATAGTATTAGTTAGGGGTGGAAGGGTAAAAGATTTACCAGGAGTTAGATATCACATCGTTCGTGGTGCACTTGATACGTCAGGAGTAGCAGGAAGAACGCAAAGAAGATCTAAGTACGGAGCAAAACGCCCAAAAGAAGCAAAAAAGTAATTTAAAAAGTTGTTCTGATAAAGTCGCGATTCGTCGTGGTTATATTGGTATGACATTTAATTAAAAAAAAGACATGAGAAAAAGAGCGGCAAAGAAAAGACCACTTTTACCAGATCCAAGGTTTAACGACCAGTTGGTGACACGTTTTGTGAATAACTTAATGTGGGATGGTAAGAAATCGACAGCTTTTAAAGTTTTTTATGATGCAATTGACATTATAGAAACAAAAAAGCAAGATGCAGAAAAATCATCATTAGAAATTTGGAAAGATGCTTTAACTAATGTTATGCCTCACGTAGAAGTACGTAGTCGTAGAGTAGGTGGAGCTACATTTCAAATTCCAATGCAAATCAGACCAGACAGAAAAATTTCTATGGCAATGAAGTGGTTAATACTTTATTCTAGAAGAAGAAATGAAAAATCTATGGCTCAAAGGCTAGCTTCTGAATGTTTAGCTGCTGCTAAAGAAGAAGGTGCTGCTGTTAAAAAGAGAATGGATACTCATAAAATGGCTGAAGCAAACAAAGCGTTCTCACATTTTAGATTTTAATTAACAAGAAATGGCTAGAGAACTTAAATATACAAGAAATATTGGAATTGCTGCTCATATTGATGCTGGTAAAACAACAACAACAGAGCGTATATTATTCTATACTGGAAAATCACACAAAATTGGTGAAGTACACGATGGTGCTGCAACAATGGACTGGATGGCACAAGAGCAAGAAAGAGGTATTACAATTACATCTGCTGCTACTACTTGTGAATGGAATTTTCCAACTGAACAAGGTAAAATTTTACCTGAAACATTACCGTATCATTTTAATATTATTGATACCCCAGGACACGTTGATTTTACTGTAGAGGTAAATCGTTCTTTACGTGTACTTGATGGTTTGGTTTTCTTATTTAGTGCTGTTGATGGTGTTGAGCCACAATCAGAAACGAACTGGAGACTTGCAGATCAATATAGAGTGCCACGTATTGGATTCGTAAACAAAATGGACCGTCAGGGTTCTAACTTTTTGATGGTTTGTCAGCAAGTTAGAGATATGTTAAAATCAAACGCAGTTGCGATTACTTTGCCAATTGGTGAAGAAAATGATTTTAAAGGGGTGGTTGATTTAGTAAAAAACCAAGCTATTGTATGGCATGAAGAAGGTTTAGGAGCAACTTATGATATTGTGCCTATTCCTGATGATATGCTTGCGGAAGTTAAAGAATACAGATCTATTCTTATAGAAGCGGTTGCTGATTATGATGAAAACTTGTTAGAGAAATTCATGGAAGATGAAGAATCTATTACAGAAGAAGAAATCAATATCGCATTAAGAGCTGCTGTTATGGATATGGCTATCATTCCTATGATTGCTGGTTCTTCTTTCAAAAACAAAGGAGTTCAATTCATGTTAGATGCAGTATGTAAATACTTGCCATCTCCAATGGATAAAGAAGGTATTACAGGTATTCATCCTGATGATGCTGAATTATTAGAAGAAGATCAAACTAAAATTTTACGTAAGCCTGATGTAAAAGAGCCTTTTGCTGCATTAGCGTTTAAGATTGCAACTGACCCATTCGTAGGTCGTTTAGCTTTCTTCCGTGCTTATTCAGGAAGACTTGATGCAGGTTCTTATGTTTTGAATACTCGTTCTGGTAACAAAGAAAGAATTTCTCGTATCTACCAAATGCATGCTAACAAACAAAATCCAATCGAATATATCGAAGCTGGAGATATTGGAGCAGCAGTTGGATTTAAGGATATTAAAACTGGAGATACATTGTGTGATGAAAAACACCCAATTATTCTTGAGTCAATGAAATTCCCTGCGCCAGTAATTGGTATTGCAATTGAGCCTAAAACAAAAGCTGACGTTGATAAAATGGGTATGGCTTTAGCTAAATTAGCTGAAGAAGATCCAACATTTACTGTTAGAACTGATGAAGCTTCAGGTCAAACTATTATTTCAGGAATGGGTGAGTTACACTTAGATATTCTTGTTGATAGAATGAAACGTGAGTTTAAAGTTGAAGTTAATCAAGGTGAGCCTCAAGTTGAATACAAAGAAGCTTTTACAAAATCAGCTCAACACAGAGAAACTTACAAAAAACAATCAGGAGGTCGTGGTAAATTCGGTGATATCGTATTTTTACTTGAGCCTGCAGATGAAGTTGATGGTAAAGTTCCTGTAGGGTTGCAGTTTATAAATGCGGTAAAAGGTGGTAACGTTCCTAAAGAATATATTCCATCTGTTGAGAAAGGATTTAGAGAAGCTATGAAAACAGGTCCTTTAGCAGGATACCAAGTTGATAGTTTGAAAGTAACTTTATTAGACGGATCTTTTCACCCTGTCGATTCAGACGCACTCTCTTTTGAGTTAGCTGCTAGAATGGGGTATAGAGAAGTTGCTAAAGCTGCTGGTGCTGTTATTCTTGAACCTATCATGAAAATGGAAGTTATTACACCAGAAGAAAACATGGGAGATATCGTAGGAGATATTAACCGTCGTAGAGGTCAGGTTAATGACATGGGTGATAGAGCAGGTGCTAAAACAATTAAAGCAGATGTGCCATTGTCAGAAATGTTTGGTTATGTAACAACATTAAGAACATTGTCTTCAGGTCGTGCAACTTCAACTATGGAATTTTCACACTACGCTGAAACACCTTCTAATATTTCAGAAGCAGTTATCAAAAAAGCAAAAGGAAACGCTTAATCTTTAAGAAAATGAGTCAAAAAATCAGAATAAAACTAAAATCTTACGATCACATGTTGGTAGACAAGTCTGCTGAAAAGATTGTAAAAACGGTTAAGAGTACCGGAGCAGTAGTAACAGGACCAATTCCGTTACCAACTCACAAAAAACTTTTTACTGTATTACGTTCTCCACACGTTAACAAAAAAGCGAGAGAACAATTCGAAGTAATGTCATACAAGAGATTGATCGACATTTATTCTTCTTCATCTAAAACAATTGATGCTTTAATGAAATTAGAATTGCCTAGTGGAGTTGAAGTAGAAATCAAAGTTTAAGTAGCTTACTAGTAAGAAAAGGACGCTGTTTTTAAACGAAAAATATTTTTTTGGTTTGTGTGTAAATAAAGTTTACTTTTGCACCACTTAAAAAAATAGGATTCGCTTAAAAGCTGCGTTCTATATTTATATTTAATAATTAATAATTAATATTTATGTCTGGGTTAATTGGTAGAAAAATCGGCATGACTAGCATTTTCGACGAAAACGGGAAGAATATTCCTTGTACAGTAATCGAAGCTGGACCATGTGTTGTTACCCAAGTCAGAACCAAAGGTGTTGACGGGTACGAAGCGTTGCAACTTGGTTTCGATGACAAAAACGAGAAACATTCCACAAAAGCGGCTGTAGGTCACTTTAAAAAAGCGGGAACTGTAGCTAAGAAAAAAGTCGTTGAATTCCAAAATTTTGCAACTGAACAAAAATTAGGAGATCTTATTGATGTTTCTATTTTTGAAGAAGGAGAGTTTGTAGATGTACAAGGTGTATCTAAAGGTAAAGGTTTTCAAGGGGTTGTAAAACGTCACGGTTTTGGTGGTGTTGGTCAAGCAACTCATGGTCAACATAACCGTTTAAGAGCGCCAGGTTCTGTAGGAGCTTCTTCTTATCCATCTAGAGTATTCAAAGGAATGCGTATGGCTGGAAGAATGGGAGGAGAAAATGTAAAAGTTCAAAACCTTAGAGTTTTAAAAGTAGTGACTGATAAGAACCTACTTGTTATTAA
Above is a window of Flavobacterium sp. 123 DNA encoding:
- a CDS encoding BamA/TamA family outer membrane protein; protein product: MKPIILFLLCIISSLNCYAQNFHLEIKGSYNTENQIIDSLKYISGHKNTKSVDDEIITLTKKLSKLGYIDSQVTEKTKKNDSTYYSKLSLGERIKTIHIYIGINNLEDDLVLSIIKKDTIAIPYNQTESFLNQTLQKLEENGYALAQLKLTNFKRKKEVLYAELKIDTNKPRALSSIIINYVEKKNKEHFPEGPLKQINRKYKNKIFNKKIITEIHNDFEKFTFANQIKYPELLLTKDSTKVYVYLEKRKSNTFEGFIGFSNNENKKIKLNGYVDLNLENILKTGEEISIYWKSDQNKQKTFKAGIDLPYIFKSPLNLKSQIQIFKQDSTFQNTKTTIDLGYIINHNTRIYLGYQSTESTDIQNTNNNSISDYKNSYTNTSFKYSKLDSDNNFFNTKSNIEFVFGLGSRRTKNSPETAGTSKQFQIKLEAMYNFYLNKKNYINIKTQNYFLESNTYITNELYRFGGINSIRGFEENSLEAQYFSSIITEYRYIISPQIYLHTVLDYCIYKDPFNFEKETNIDVLTTIGIGMGIVSKGGLFKLILANGSSKKQELKFYNTIINICYNVKF
- the rpsL gene encoding 30S ribosomal protein S12, which gives rise to MPTIQQLVRTGRTQITKKSKSVALDSCPQRRGVCTRVYTTTPKKPNSAMRKVARVRLTNGNEVNAYIPGEGHNLQEHSIVLVRGGRVKDLPGVRYHIVRGALDTSGVAGRTQRRSKYGAKRPKEAKK
- the rpsG gene encoding 30S ribosomal protein S7, whose amino-acid sequence is MRKRAAKKRPLLPDPRFNDQLVTRFVNNLMWDGKKSTAFKVFYDAIDIIETKKQDAEKSSLEIWKDALTNVMPHVEVRSRRVGGATFQIPMQIRPDRKISMAMKWLILYSRRRNEKSMAQRLASECLAAAKEEGAAVKKRMDTHKMAEANKAFSHFRF
- the fusA gene encoding elongation factor G — translated: MARELKYTRNIGIAAHIDAGKTTTTERILFYTGKSHKIGEVHDGAATMDWMAQEQERGITITSAATTCEWNFPTEQGKILPETLPYHFNIIDTPGHVDFTVEVNRSLRVLDGLVFLFSAVDGVEPQSETNWRLADQYRVPRIGFVNKMDRQGSNFLMVCQQVRDMLKSNAVAITLPIGEENDFKGVVDLVKNQAIVWHEEGLGATYDIVPIPDDMLAEVKEYRSILIEAVADYDENLLEKFMEDEESITEEEINIALRAAVMDMAIIPMIAGSSFKNKGVQFMLDAVCKYLPSPMDKEGITGIHPDDAELLEEDQTKILRKPDVKEPFAALAFKIATDPFVGRLAFFRAYSGRLDAGSYVLNTRSGNKERISRIYQMHANKQNPIEYIEAGDIGAAVGFKDIKTGDTLCDEKHPIILESMKFPAPVIGIAIEPKTKADVDKMGMALAKLAEEDPTFTVRTDEASGQTIISGMGELHLDILVDRMKREFKVEVNQGEPQVEYKEAFTKSAQHRETYKKQSGGRGKFGDIVFLLEPADEVDGKVPVGLQFINAVKGGNVPKEYIPSVEKGFREAMKTGPLAGYQVDSLKVTLLDGSFHPVDSDALSFELAARMGYREVAKAAGAVILEPIMKMEVITPEENMGDIVGDINRRRGQVNDMGDRAGAKTIKADVPLSEMFGYVTTLRTLSSGRATSTMEFSHYAETPSNISEAVIKKAKGNA
- the rpsJ gene encoding 30S ribosomal protein S10 — protein: MSQKIRIKLKSYDHMLVDKSAEKIVKTVKSTGAVVTGPIPLPTHKKLFTVLRSPHVNKKAREQFEVMSYKRLIDIYSSSSKTIDALMKLELPSGVEVEIKV
- the rplC gene encoding 50S ribosomal protein L3; protein product: MSGLIGRKIGMTSIFDENGKNIPCTVIEAGPCVVTQVRTKGVDGYEALQLGFDDKNEKHSTKAAVGHFKKAGTVAKKKVVEFQNFATEQKLGDLIDVSIFEEGEFVDVQGVSKGKGFQGVVKRHGFGGVGQATHGQHNRLRAPGSVGASSYPSRVFKGMRMAGRMGGENVKVQNLRVLKVVTDKNLLVIKGCVPGHNNSYVIIQK